One region of Aurantimonas sp. HBX-1 genomic DNA includes:
- a CDS encoding tripartite tricarboxylate transporter substrate binding protein has product MLNLKTVASAALVLAGLAASSPVLAQSDYPNRPIQMIVPWGAGGGTDAVGRVFASLLQQELGVPVNVINRTGGSGVVGHSAIANAEPDGYTLGIVTIEIDMMHWQGLTDLTYEDFDILAVVNSDPGGIMVSADSPYQTAEELLAAIKAEPAGTFKGSGTGQGGIWHLGLAGWLLSEDLAPDQVTWVPSQGAAPGITDMVAGGVDLVPTSLAEGRAMIDAGRVRPLATMSTERQPLFPDVPTLKEAVGSDWTLSVWRTIAAPKGLPDDVAAKLSAAIEKAYNSEEYQTFMKERGFGVRWAAGEEATKIVAEDDATLGEIMKKAGLAKE; this is encoded by the coding sequence ATGCTCAATCTCAAAACGGTGGCTTCCGCCGCGCTCGTGCTGGCCGGACTCGCGGCTTCCTCGCCGGTCCTGGCGCAGTCGGACTATCCGAACCGGCCGATCCAGATGATCGTGCCCTGGGGCGCCGGCGGCGGCACGGATGCGGTCGGCCGCGTCTTCGCCTCGCTGCTGCAGCAGGAGCTCGGGGTTCCCGTCAACGTCATCAACCGCACCGGCGGCTCCGGCGTCGTCGGGCATAGCGCCATCGCCAACGCCGAGCCGGACGGCTACACGCTGGGCATCGTGACGATCGAGATCGACATGATGCACTGGCAGGGCCTGACCGACCTGACCTACGAGGACTTCGACATCCTCGCCGTCGTCAATTCCGATCCGGGCGGCATCATGGTGTCGGCCGACTCCCCCTACCAGACCGCCGAGGAACTGCTCGCGGCCATCAAGGCGGAACCCGCCGGCACCTTCAAGGGCTCGGGCACCGGCCAGGGCGGCATCTGGCATCTCGGCCTCGCCGGCTGGCTGCTGTCGGAGGACCTTGCGCCGGACCAGGTGACCTGGGTGCCGAGCCAGGGCGCGGCGCCTGGCATCACCGACATGGTGGCCGGCGGCGTCGATCTCGTTCCCACGTCGCTCGCCGAGGGTCGCGCCATGATCGACGCGGGGCGGGTGCGGCCGCTGGCGACGATGTCGACCGAGCGGCAGCCGCTGTTCCCGGACGTGCCGACGCTGAAGGAAGCCGTCGGCTCCGACTGGACGCTGTCGGTCTGGCGCACCATTGCCGCGCCGAAGGGTCTGCCGGACGACGTTGCCGCCAAGCTCTCCGCCGCCATCGAGAAGGCCTACAATAGCGAGGAATACCAGACCTTCATGAAGGAGCGCGGCTTCGGCGTGCGCTGGGCCGCCGGCGAGGAGGCGACGAAGATCGTCGCCGAGGACGATGCCACCTTGGGCGAGATCATGAAGAAGGCCGGCCTCGCCAAGGAGTGA
- a CDS encoding tripartite tricarboxylate transporter TctB family protein has translation MNDLTLGLVVLAGAVAIFLSALQFSPIPGQAYGAETMPKAIALLTFGLGLYLVGRSLAAGETRPAMVLAGWTRSPASLLGLAAAIGLVLAYILFSGTVGFLPMAFIVTAGLMLVLGVRPLTAIAVSLLAVVVIQQAFGRLLLVPLPRSAMLGFLW, from the coding sequence ATGAACGACCTGACCCTCGGCCTCGTGGTCCTTGCGGGCGCGGTGGCGATCTTCCTCTCGGCCCTGCAGTTCTCGCCGATCCCCGGCCAGGCCTACGGCGCCGAGACCATGCCGAAGGCGATCGCGCTGCTCACCTTCGGGCTCGGCCTCTATCTGGTCGGCAGGAGCCTTGCGGCGGGCGAGACCCGACCGGCCATGGTCCTCGCCGGCTGGACGCGGTCGCCGGCCTCGCTCCTCGGTCTCGCCGCCGCCATCGGCCTTGTGCTCGCCTACATCCTGTTCAGCGGGACGGTCGGTTTCCTGCCCATGGCCTTCATCGTCACCGCCGGGCTGATGCTGGTGCTCGGGGTGCGGCCGCTTACCGCGATCGCGGTGTCGCTGCTCGCCGTCGTGGTCATCCAGCAGGCCTTCGGCCGGCTGCTGCTGGTACCGCTTCCGCGCTCGGCGATGCTCGGCTTCCTCTGGTAG
- a CDS encoding tripartite tricarboxylate transporter permease translates to MPALADAFALVFQPYVLMVILGSACFGMFVGAIPGLTATMATALLVPITFFMDPVPAIGAIVTATAMAIFAGDIPGALLRMPGTPASAAYVEDSYRMTRSGRSEEALGAALVFSSIGGLFGTLVLVLAAPMLAEVALKFSSFEYFWLVILGLSCAVFVSPGSVARGLISLVIGLFAATVGIDNPAGEPRYTFGVVDLLGGVEFISAMIGLFAVSEVLRAVVLRSDRPAVAPSTRSGIFRSQIRNFKLYPVQILRGSVVGTAIGALPGAGADIAAWISYAISKRFSRHKEKFGTGHVEGLVEAGASNNGAVSGAWIPALVFGIPGDSITAIVIGVLYIKGINPGPTVFLNDPQLVYSIFIVFFMANIIMLPLGWVAIKGAGTLLAIPAKVLMPIILMFCIVGSFAINNSLFGVMIMLGFGILGFLMEENDIPIAPAILGLVLGPMLEQNFITSMIKADGSFLAFFERPIAAGLGIFTMLVWCLPVVLMLVARRRKAGDPSARAG, encoded by the coding sequence ATGCCCGCCCTCGCCGACGCCTTCGCCCTCGTCTTCCAGCCCTACGTGCTGATGGTCATCCTCGGCTCGGCCTGCTTCGGCATGTTCGTCGGGGCAATTCCCGGCCTGACGGCCACGATGGCGACCGCGCTGCTCGTGCCGATCACCTTCTTCATGGACCCGGTTCCCGCCATCGGCGCCATCGTCACGGCAACCGCGATGGCGATCTTCGCCGGCGACATCCCGGGCGCCCTGCTGCGGATGCCCGGTACTCCGGCGAGCGCCGCCTATGTCGAGGATTCCTACCGGATGACGCGGAGCGGCCGCTCCGAGGAGGCGCTGGGCGCGGCGCTGGTCTTCTCCTCGATCGGCGGGCTGTTCGGCACGCTCGTCCTCGTCCTCGCCGCGCCGATGCTCGCCGAGGTGGCGCTCAAGTTCTCGTCCTTCGAGTATTTCTGGCTGGTGATCCTCGGGCTTTCCTGCGCCGTCTTCGTGTCGCCGGGATCGGTGGCGCGCGGCCTCATCTCGCTGGTCATCGGTCTGTTCGCCGCCACCGTCGGGATCGACAATCCGGCCGGCGAGCCGCGCTACACGTTCGGCGTCGTCGACCTGCTCGGCGGCGTCGAGTTCATCTCGGCGATGATCGGGCTGTTCGCGGTGTCGGAGGTGCTGCGCGCCGTCGTGCTGCGCTCCGACCGCCCGGCGGTCGCGCCATCGACCCGCTCCGGCATCTTCCGCAGCCAGATCAGGAACTTCAAGCTCTACCCAGTGCAGATCCTGCGCGGCAGCGTCGTCGGCACCGCCATCGGCGCGCTGCCGGGCGCCGGCGCCGACATCGCCGCCTGGATCTCCTACGCCATCAGCAAGCGCTTCTCCCGCCACAAGGAGAAGTTCGGGACCGGCCATGTCGAGGGCCTCGTCGAGGCGGGGGCCTCCAACAACGGCGCCGTCAGCGGCGCCTGGATCCCGGCCCTGGTCTTCGGCATCCCGGGCGACTCGATCACCGCGATCGTCATCGGCGTGCTCTACATCAAGGGCATCAATCCCGGGCCCACCGTGTTCCTCAACGATCCGCAGCTGGTCTACTCGATCTTCATCGTCTTCTTCATGGCCAACATCATCATGCTGCCGCTCGGCTGGGTGGCGATCAAGGGCGCGGGAACGCTGCTGGCGATCCCCGCCAAGGTGCTGATGCCGATCATCCTGATGTTCTGCATCGTCGGCTCCTTCGCCATCAACAACTCGCTGTTCGGCGTGATGATCATGCTCGGCTTCGGGATACTGGGCTTCCTGATGGAGGAGAACGACATCCCGATCGCGCCGGCGATCCTCGGCCTGGTGCTCGGGCCGATGCTGGAGCAGAACTTCATCACCTCGATGATCAAGGCGGACGGCAGCTTCCTCGCCTTCTTCGAGCGCCCGATCGCGGCCGGGCTCGGGATCTTCACCATGCTGGTCTGGTGCCTGCCGGTGGTGCTGATGCTGGTGGCGCGGCGGCGCAAGGCCGGCGATCCCTCGGCCCGGGCGGGCTGA
- a CDS encoding aldo/keto reductase yields MPLRRIGRSGVTVSRLCLGTMMFGARTEEAEARRIVDDAAAIGVNFIDTADSYAVGRSEEITGRAIAADRDRWILATKLANPMGEGPNRRGLSRKWIHEEVRASLSRLGTDYVDILYLHKEDRDTPAAETVRAIADLIRSGAIRYFGVSNFRAWRMAEICALCDREGIDRPIVNQLLYHPLNRSAEVETLPACRHFGVGAMVYSPLARGVLTGKYAAGAQASAESRAGRGDKRMLEAEFHPASLLAADELARLAAAREMSLADFSLAWTLANPAVTGLIAGPRTLEQWRSYRKAFEIAWRDEDDRAVDAVVGLGATAVPQFFDPAYPPEGRFRP; encoded by the coding sequence ATCCCGCTGCGCCGCATCGGCCGGTCCGGCGTGACCGTCTCGCGGCTCTGCCTCGGCACGATGATGTTCGGGGCGCGCACCGAGGAGGCGGAGGCGCGGCGCATCGTCGACGACGCCGCCGCGATCGGCGTCAATTTCATCGACACCGCCGATTCCTACGCCGTGGGCCGTTCCGAGGAGATCACCGGCCGCGCCATCGCCGCCGACCGCGACCGCTGGATCCTGGCGACAAAGCTTGCCAATCCGATGGGCGAGGGGCCGAACCGGCGCGGCCTGTCGCGCAAGTGGATACATGAGGAGGTCCGGGCGAGCCTGTCGCGGCTCGGCACCGACTATGTCGACATCCTCTATCTGCACAAGGAAGACCGCGACACGCCGGCCGCCGAGACGGTCCGCGCCATCGCCGACCTCATCCGCTCCGGCGCCATCCGCTATTTCGGCGTCTCCAACTTCCGCGCCTGGCGCATGGCGGAGATCTGCGCCCTCTGCGACCGGGAGGGCATCGACCGGCCCATCGTCAACCAGCTCCTCTACCATCCGCTCAACCGCAGCGCCGAGGTCGAGACGCTGCCGGCCTGCCGGCATTTCGGCGTCGGCGCGATGGTCTACAGCCCGCTGGCGCGCGGCGTCCTGACCGGCAAATATGCCGCCGGCGCGCAGGCCTCGGCCGAAAGCCGCGCCGGGCGCGGCGACAAGCGCATGCTGGAGGCCGAGTTCCATCCCGCCTCGCTGCTGGCGGCCGACGAGCTCGCCCGGCTGGCGGCGGCGCGGGAGATGTCGCTCGCCGATTTCTCGCTTGCCTGGACACTGGCCAATCCGGCCGTCACCGGGCTGATCGCCGGCCCGCGCACGCTCGAGCAGTGGCGCAGCTACCGCAAGGCCTTCGAGATTGCCTGGCGGGACGAGGACGATCGCGCCGTGGATGCGGTCGTCGGGCTCGGCGCGACGGCCGTCCCGCAGTTCTTCGACCCGGCCTATCCGCCGGAAGGCAGGTTCCGCCCCTGA
- a CDS encoding CaiB/BaiF CoA-transferase family protein, whose amino-acid sequence MPEARRPLDGIRVVDLTRVLSGPFCTMLLGDMGADIIKVESGRGDPIREQGTIRDGFSWYFAAFNRNKQSIVLDLYSPEGKAVLERLIASADVLVENFRPGVLAKMGFGPERLEALNPRLVSCNINGYGSVGPYVDRPAFDFIAQAMSGLMSVNGPADQEPMRSGQPITDLIAGLYGAFGIVSALRARDLNGTGQHVESAMVNGSISMMAFLASEYFSTGRLPERTGNDHPLVAPYGLYQASDGEVAVAPSNDVILRRFLTTIGLEELMAGPHYDTNEKRFALRHQLNALINERMRTVSQAEWIARLNAAGVPCGRVQNLAEVFADPQVVAQEMAIDVEQPGRGTIRMVGFPVKLDRTPCAVTRPAPELGQHTREVLASSGYTDDDIAALAADGVIACAPGG is encoded by the coding sequence GTGCCCGAGGCAAGGCGCCCGCTCGACGGGATCCGGGTCGTCGACCTGACGCGGGTCCTGTCCGGCCCGTTCTGCACCATGCTGCTCGGCGACATGGGCGCCGACATCATCAAGGTCGAATCCGGCCGCGGCGACCCGATCCGCGAGCAGGGCACGATCCGCGACGGCTTCAGCTGGTACTTCGCCGCCTTCAACCGCAACAAGCAGTCGATCGTCCTCGATCTCTACAGCCCCGAGGGCAAGGCGGTGCTGGAGCGGCTGATCGCGTCTGCCGACGTGCTGGTGGAGAATTTCCGCCCCGGCGTACTGGCCAAGATGGGCTTCGGCCCCGAACGCCTGGAGGCGCTCAACCCGCGGCTGGTCAGCTGCAACATCAACGGCTACGGCTCGGTCGGCCCCTATGTGGACCGGCCGGCCTTCGACTTCATCGCCCAGGCGATGAGCGGGCTGATGAGCGTCAACGGCCCGGCGGACCAGGAGCCGATGCGCTCCGGCCAGCCGATCACCGACCTCATCGCCGGGCTCTACGGCGCCTTCGGCATCGTCAGCGCGCTGCGGGCCCGCGACCTCAACGGCACCGGCCAGCACGTCGAGTCGGCGATGGTCAACGGGTCGATCAGCATGATGGCGTTTCTCGCCTCGGAGTATTTCTCGACCGGCCGGCTGCCGGAGCGCACCGGCAACGACCATCCGCTGGTGGCGCCCTACGGTCTCTACCAGGCGTCCGACGGCGAGGTTGCCGTCGCGCCGAGCAACGACGTGATCCTGCGCCGCTTCCTGACGACGATCGGCCTCGAGGAGCTGATGGCCGGCCCCCATTACGACACCAACGAGAAGCGCTTCGCGCTCCGCCACCAGCTGAACGCGCTGATCAACGAGCGCATGCGCACCGTCTCCCAGGCCGAGTGGATCGCCCGGCTGAACGCCGCCGGCGTCCCGTGCGGACGGGTGCAGAACCTCGCGGAGGTCTTCGCCGATCCGCAGGTGGTCGCCCAGGAGATGGCCATCGACGTCGAGCAGCCCGGCCGCGGCACCATCCGCATGGTCGGCTTCCCGGTGAAGCTCGACCGCACGCCCTGCGCGGTCACCCGGCCGGCGCCGGAACTCGGCCAGCATACCCGCGAGGTCCTGGCATCCAGCGGCTACACCGACGACGACATAGCGGCGCTTGCCGCCGACGGCGTCATCGCCTGCGCCCCCGGCGGCTAG
- a CDS encoding hydroxymethylglutaryl-CoA lyase encodes MNGPMDHSRATRGASPAIPLPSRVSLVEVGPRDGLQAESTWIPTATKIDLVNGLIDAGIRHLEVTSFVSPRAVPQLRDAAEVLAGIDRSTGAVLTALVPNAKGAERAAAAGIDAMVVFLSASESHNAKNVNRSVRESLDGVRDITRIAADANIAVFGAIATAFGCPFEGNVPVAAVADIARAYADLGITSISLGDTTGMATPPLVQERVRALRDRVPEADIALHFHNTRGVGLVCVYAGLQEGVTRFESSVGGLGGCPFAPGATGNICTEDLVYMLDECGIESGVDLQRLIAVSRQAEAAIGRPLAGQVMKAGPRLELHDLNAVATACG; translated from the coding sequence ATGAACGGACCCATGGATCACTCGAGGGCAACACGCGGCGCGAGCCCGGCCATCCCGCTTCCCTCGCGCGTCAGCCTCGTCGAGGTCGGCCCGCGCGACGGGCTCCAGGCCGAGTCGACGTGGATCCCCACCGCGACCAAGATCGATCTGGTCAACGGCCTGATCGACGCCGGCATCCGCCATCTCGAGGTGACGTCCTTCGTGTCGCCGCGGGCGGTGCCGCAATTGCGCGACGCGGCCGAGGTGCTGGCCGGCATCGACCGGTCGACGGGCGCCGTCCTCACCGCGCTGGTGCCGAACGCCAAGGGCGCCGAGCGCGCCGCCGCCGCCGGCATCGACGCCATGGTGGTCTTCCTCTCGGCGTCCGAAAGCCACAACGCCAAGAACGTCAACCGCTCGGTCCGGGAATCGCTGGACGGCGTGCGCGACATCACCCGCATCGCCGCCGACGCCAACATCGCCGTGTTCGGCGCCATCGCCACCGCCTTCGGCTGCCCGTTCGAGGGCAACGTCCCGGTCGCCGCGGTCGCGGACATCGCCCGCGCCTACGCCGATCTCGGCATCACCAGCATCTCGCTCGGCGACACCACGGGCATGGCGACGCCGCCGCTCGTCCAGGAGCGGGTGCGGGCGCTGCGCGACCGCGTTCCCGAGGCCGACATCGCCCTGCATTTCCACAACACCCGCGGCGTCGGGCTGGTCTGCGTCTATGCCGGGCTGCAGGAGGGCGTCACGCGCTTCGAGTCCAGCGTCGGCGGGCTCGGCGGCTGTCCGTTCGCGCCCGGCGCCACCGGCAACATCTGCACCGAGGATCTCGTCTACATGCTCGACGAATGCGGCATCGAGAGCGGCGTCGACCTGCAGCGGCTGATCGCGGTCTCGCGGCAGGCGGAGGCGGCGATCGGCCGGCCCCTGGCGGGGCAGGTGATGAAGGCCGGGCCGCGGCTCGAACTGCACGATCTGAACGCCGTCGCCACCGCCTGCGGATGA
- a CDS encoding GntR family transcriptional regulator, with translation MQQARVAETTKGSVSDRLLARMRGDILSLALIPGRVISERDLEAIYGASRTPVRQALLQLANEGLVIRAGRGYAVASIDPQELVETFEYREIVETAAVRLACERASESDLDAIQATIDRGLSDTSPETSFEIGADVHVMIASLSGNGFLRDAVQDIVIRIARARWLLVSTAAGQQEAHREHSEIVSLIRARRADEAEDAIRRHGRNVRDQIMKAVGEGRRRLGAHGIVVKDSLNGR, from the coding sequence ATGCAGCAGGCAAGGGTCGCGGAGACGACGAAAGGCAGCGTCAGCGACCGCCTGCTCGCCCGGATGCGTGGCGACATCCTCTCGCTTGCCCTGATTCCCGGACGCGTCATCTCGGAGCGCGACCTCGAGGCGATCTACGGCGCGTCGCGCACGCCGGTGCGCCAGGCGCTGCTGCAGCTGGCCAACGAGGGCCTGGTCATCCGCGCCGGGCGCGGCTACGCGGTCGCCTCGATCGACCCGCAGGAACTCGTGGAGACCTTCGAATACCGGGAGATCGTCGAGACCGCGGCGGTGCGGCTCGCCTGCGAGCGCGCCAGCGAGAGCGATCTCGACGCCATCCAGGCGACGATCGACCGCGGCCTCAGCGACACCTCGCCGGAAACCTCGTTCGAGATCGGCGCCGACGTCCACGTGATGATCGCCAGCCTGTCGGGGAACGGTTTCCTGCGGGACGCCGTGCAGGACATCGTGATCCGCATCGCGCGGGCGCGCTGGCTGCTCGTCAGCACCGCGGCGGGCCAGCAGGAAGCCCATCGCGAGCACAGCGAGATCGTATCCCTCATCCGCGCGAGGCGCGCGGACGAGGCGGAAGACGCCATACGGCGGCACGGGAGGAACGTGCGCGACCAGATCATGAAGGCCGTCGGCGAGGGACGGCGGCGGCTGGGAGCGCACGGGATCGTCGTGAAGGACAGCCTGAACGGTCGCTGA
- a CDS encoding tripartite tricarboxylate transporter substrate binding protein: MRRLTGTTLGIAGAMAIVMGLSGVPAKAAECIAPADPGGGWDFTCRTVGKLLLDLDLVDEPVQVTNMPGGVGAVAYAHVMADRADQEDLLVAASTVGVTQIAQGKYPADTDVMRWIGMLATDVGVIAVAKDSPIQTLDQLLAEMKENPGSIAAAGSSGVGGWDHIRLLMLAREAGMDAEAQRNVRWVQFDGGGPAVTQMMGGHVGLVSTDLGEIAGFVESGDIRLLAVLSDERVPAFPDAPTAIEQGLDVTGLNWRGFYTGGEVSDEAYTRWVETMQKLYESPEWEKTATASGLIPVWRGGEEFEAYVTEQAQEMRAISQDIGVIQ, translated from the coding sequence ATGAGAAGATTGACGGGGACGACCCTCGGGATTGCCGGCGCCATGGCGATCGTCATGGGGCTTTCGGGCGTTCCGGCAAAGGCCGCCGAATGCATCGCGCCGGCCGATCCGGGCGGCGGCTGGGACTTCACCTGCCGCACCGTCGGCAAGCTGCTCCTCGACCTCGATCTCGTCGACGAGCCGGTCCAGGTGACCAACATGCCGGGCGGAGTCGGCGCCGTCGCCTACGCCCATGTCATGGCCGACCGGGCGGACCAAGAGGATCTCCTCGTCGCCGCGAGCACCGTCGGCGTGACCCAGATCGCGCAGGGCAAATATCCCGCCGACACCGACGTCATGCGCTGGATCGGCATGCTCGCCACCGATGTCGGCGTCATCGCCGTCGCCAAGGATAGCCCGATCCAGACGCTGGATCAGCTGCTGGCCGAGATGAAGGAGAACCCCGGCTCGATCGCGGCGGCCGGTTCGTCCGGCGTCGGCGGCTGGGATCACATCCGCCTGCTCATGCTGGCGCGCGAGGCCGGCATGGACGCCGAGGCACAGCGGAACGTGCGCTGGGTGCAGTTCGACGGTGGCGGCCCGGCCGTGACCCAGATGATGGGCGGCCATGTCGGCCTCGTCTCCACCGATCTCGGCGAGATCGCCGGCTTCGTGGAATCCGGCGACATCCGGCTTCTGGCGGTACTCTCCGACGAGCGCGTCCCAGCCTTCCCCGACGCGCCGACGGCGATCGAGCAGGGTCTCGACGTGACCGGCCTCAACTGGCGCGGCTTCTATACGGGCGGCGAGGTCTCCGACGAGGCCTACACGCGCTGGGTCGAGACGATGCAGAAGCTCTATGAAAGCCCGGAATGGGAGAAGACCGCGACGGCCAGCGGCCTGATCCCGGTCTGGCGCGGCGGCGAGGAGTTCGAAGCCTACGTCACCGAGCAGGCCCAAGAGATGCGGGCGATCTCGCAGGACATCGGGGTCATCCAGTGA
- a CDS encoding tripartite tricarboxylate transporter TctB family protein codes for MSDRIAGIVILCLSIWYGYTAGSYQAGFTDPLGPAAFPQMLSVPAALFSLFLIFRPDPKPDWVTGTPALRQVAAVAMLIFYALFLEELGFILATIVAVTVLARLLGAGWLKSVVSASATSLLLFGVFDLVLGLPLRVVPGILS; via the coding sequence GTGAGCGACCGGATCGCGGGCATCGTCATTCTTTGCCTGTCGATCTGGTACGGCTACACGGCGGGGAGCTACCAGGCGGGTTTCACAGACCCGCTTGGCCCCGCCGCGTTCCCGCAGATGCTTTCCGTCCCGGCGGCGCTGTTCAGCCTCTTCCTGATCTTCCGCCCCGACCCGAAGCCTGACTGGGTGACCGGCACGCCGGCCCTGCGGCAGGTGGCGGCGGTGGCGATGCTGATCTTCTACGCGCTGTTCCTGGAGGAGCTCGGCTTCATCCTGGCGACGATCGTGGCGGTGACGGTGCTGGCCCGCCTGCTCGGCGCCGGCTGGCTGAAGTCGGTCGTCTCGGCGAGCGCGACGAGCCTCCTGCTGTTCGGCGTCTTCGACCTGGTCCTCGGCCTGCCGCTGCGGGTCGTTCCCGGCATTCTCAGCTAA
- a CDS encoding tripartite tricarboxylate transporter permease: MDILGGLASGFAVALTPTNLALAFLGCFVGTIIGALPGIGPVNGVAILIPLAFSFQLDPASALILLSCVYYGCMYGGRISSIMLNIPGDEPAIMTTLDGYPMARQGKATEALAISAVASFVGATLATVGLTLFSPLLARAAIHFGPSDYFALYVMAFATIGGVTGANPCKTLLAAFLGLMLATVGLDPASGTARYTFGSFNLYDGFDPIVAIVGLFAISEVLIFLETSHKPSGGMPPLGRMFAGLKDVRRSFGAMLRGSGLGFVAGILPGAGASLGAFLAYVFERRWSNRNDTFGKGDPRGVAAPEAGNNAAAGGALIPMLTLGIPGSGTTAVMLALLISLNITPGPLLFERQPEMVWGLIASLYIANVVLLVLNLPLVGLFTRMLSLPAYVLMPFVVMVSFLGIYSISNSTFDLLVMIGFGLLGFVMRKLDISLVPLVLGLLLGADMENNLRRALSISNGDFSILFESPIALVIYAITAVALLVAFGFAFTGRRIAPPSEKDAALGG; this comes from the coding sequence ATGGACATCCTGGGTGGCCTTGCCTCCGGCTTTGCCGTCGCGCTGACGCCCACCAACCTCGCCCTCGCCTTTCTCGGCTGCTTCGTCGGCACGATCATCGGCGCGCTGCCGGGCATCGGGCCGGTGAACGGCGTGGCGATCCTGATACCCCTCGCCTTCTCCTTCCAGCTCGACCCGGCGTCGGCGCTGATCCTGCTGTCCTGCGTCTATTACGGCTGCATGTATGGCGGGCGCATCTCGTCGATCATGCTGAACATCCCGGGCGACGAGCCGGCGATCATGACGACGCTGGACGGCTACCCGATGGCCCGGCAGGGCAAGGCGACCGAGGCGCTGGCGATCTCCGCGGTCGCCTCCTTCGTCGGCGCGACCCTGGCGACCGTGGGCCTGACGCTGTTCTCGCCGCTGCTGGCGAGGGCCGCCATCCATTTCGGGCCGAGCGACTATTTCGCCCTCTACGTCATGGCCTTCGCGACGATCGGCGGCGTCACCGGCGCCAACCCGTGCAAGACGCTGCTGGCGGCGTTTCTCGGCCTGATGCTGGCGACCGTCGGCCTCGATCCGGCGAGCGGCACCGCGCGCTACACGTTCGGCTCGTTCAACCTCTATGACGGCTTCGATCCGATCGTCGCGATCGTCGGCCTGTTCGCCATCAGCGAAGTGCTGATCTTCCTGGAGACCTCGCACAAGCCGAGCGGCGGCATGCCGCCGCTCGGGCGGATGTTCGCCGGGCTCAAGGACGTGCGCCGGAGCTTCGGGGCGATGCTGCGCGGATCGGGGCTCGGCTTCGTCGCCGGCATCCTGCCCGGCGCCGGCGCCTCGCTCGGCGCCTTCCTCGCCTATGTCTTCGAGCGGCGCTGGAGCAACCGCAACGACACGTTCGGCAAAGGCGATCCGCGCGGCGTCGCCGCGCCCGAGGCCGGCAACAATGCCGCGGCCGGCGGGGCGCTCATCCCGATGCTGACGCTCGGCATTCCCGGCAGCGGCACCACCGCGGTGATGCTCGCGCTGCTGATCTCGCTGAACATCACGCCGGGACCACTGCTGTTCGAGCGCCAGCCGGAAATGGTGTGGGGGCTGATCGCCTCGCTCTACATCGCCAATGTCGTGTTGCTGGTGCTGAACCTGCCGCTGGTCGGCCTGTTCACAAGGATGCTGAGCCTGCCGGCCTACGTGCTAATGCCGTTCGTGGTGATGGTCAGCTTCCTCGGCATCTACTCGATCAGCAATTCGACCTTCGACCTCCTGGTGATGATCGGCTTTGGCCTGCTCGGCTTCGTCATGCGCAAGCTCGACATATCGCTGGTGCCGCTGGTGCTCGGCCTGCTGCTCGGCGCCGACATGGAGAACAATTTGCGGCGGGCGCTGTCGATCTCGAACGGCGATTTCAGCATCCTGTTCGAAAGCCCGATCGCGCTCGTCATCTACGCGATCACGGCGGTCGCCCTCCTGGTCGCGTTCGGCTTCGCCTTCACCGGACGCCGGATCGCGCCGCCCAGCGAGAAGGACGCCGCCCTCGGCGGCTGA